In Fimbriimonadales bacterium, the following are encoded in one genomic region:
- a CDS encoding GNAT family N-acetyltransferase: MTTSYTHTLVRTIRREEVDTFLRLLCDVFDLDFHHAKVVFTKEPFFDLERKWAIFFEGKMIGCLTTVPVQFGDGRAIGIAGVAVREEYRGQGFGSELMRAVLRESDARGEGRALLFAQEPRFYEKHGFRVLDDVISGEIIGMGNVEGNRVLPIQTVRKIYDAWASESPIRLRRDSRRWDFWSWSGKVPYEMGEDGYVCMEGMRIRELLPKFQPFGSKKRISLWNDEKRREWYGLKTMVEKLEIPIGNYSVDLKLMGLGFNEVPEMFLSDQF, encoded by the coding sequence ATGACGACATCGTATACACATACACTCGTCCGAACAATTCGTAGGGAGGAAGTAGATACATTTTTGCGTTTACTATGTGACGTATTCGATTTGGATTTTCATCACGCGAAAGTCGTGTTTACGAAAGAGCCATTTTTCGACCTCGAAAGAAAATGGGCAATATTTTTCGAAGGGAAAATGATCGGTTGTTTGACGACGGTTCCGGTGCAATTCGGTGATGGTCGTGCGATTGGAATTGCCGGTGTCGCCGTGCGAGAGGAATATCGGGGTCAAGGTTTCGGGAGTGAACTCATGCGAGCAGTCTTGCGAGAGAGCGACGCTCGTGGGGAAGGGCGCGCTCTTCTTTTTGCGCAAGAACCTCGATTTTACGAAAAGCACGGTTTTCGCGTTTTGGACGACGTGATTTCTGGGGAAATTATCGGCATGGGAAATGTGGAGGGGAATCGAGTTTTACCGATACAAACGGTGCGAAAGATTTATGATGCGTGGGCATCGGAATCTCCTATCCGACTTCGTAGGGATAGTCGCAGGTGGGATTTTTGGTCATGGTCCGGGAAAGTTCCTTATGAGATGGGAGAAGATGGTTACGTTTGTATGGAGGGAATGCGAATAAGGGAGCTTTTGCCGAAGTTTCAGCCATTCGGTTCGAAAAAACGCATAAGTTTGTGGAACGATGAGAAAAGAAGGGAATGGTACGGACTGAAAACTATGGTAGAGAAGCTCGAAATTCCTATTGGGAATTATTCAGTAGATTTGAAATTAATGGGGTTAGGGTTTAACGAAGTTCCCGAAATGTTTCTTTCCGACCAGTTTTAA